A single region of the Salarchaeum japonicum genome encodes:
- a CDS encoding conditioned medium-induced protein 4 has protein sequence MNEKTEELRDIFLDVTEEDTVTETQTETHGTLASDDEVDDRLRDTVAHMQDALDFTTDLTTEEYVRVVRGFYADEADAAIARDLDTTPDTVARARLDLHLLTDTDLDAPFEFDALDAALDDHDTLADAADALDVSPSTVRRYRRVRDARRDIRRVNDRYRDEFEAILTDRELTDPLTESVQEDGLDEATEGQEMDVSL, from the coding sequence ATGAACGAGAAGACCGAGGAACTCCGCGACATCTTCCTCGACGTCACCGAGGAGGACACCGTCACCGAAACCCAGACGGAGACCCACGGCACTCTCGCGTCCGACGACGAGGTGGACGACCGCCTCCGCGACACCGTCGCCCACATGCAGGACGCCCTCGACTTCACCACCGACCTCACCACTGAGGAGTACGTCCGCGTCGTCCGCGGGTTCTACGCCGACGAAGCCGACGCCGCCATCGCCCGCGACCTCGACACCACGCCCGACACCGTCGCCCGCGCCCGCCTCGACCTCCACCTCCTCACCGACACCGACCTCGACGCCCCCTTCGAGTTCGACGCGCTCGACGCCGCGCTCGACGACCACGACACCCTCGCCGACGCCGCCGACGCCCTCGACGTCAGCCCCAGCACCGTCCGCCGCTACCGCCGCGTCCGCGACGCCCGCCGCGACATCCGCCGCGTCAACGACCGCTACCGCGACGAGTTCGAAGCCATCCTCACCGACCGCGAACTCACCGACCCCCTCACCGAGAGCGTGCAGGAGGACGGCCTCGACGAAGCGACCGAAGGCCAGGAGATGGACGTCTCGTTGTAG
- a CDS encoding CRISPR-associated protein Cas4: MPTFSALATAAYCPRQLYYRRRDPPDGTPAAAERAYDLSTHYPELVVASDTALRTFDLAVSPATYRRRLRALRERDCWQTLTDPPESDALVEGRDCRGRVQKVGYDPLRPVLVSPGDPADSGVWEPQRVRAVAAALALAWRERTPVESALVEYPRHGVVREVRLTAGNRALYRRTLRAVEGLDGPPPRLRDTARCGSCDYRAECGTKTRSLRSLL, encoded by the coding sequence GTGCCCACCTTCAGCGCGCTGGCGACGGCGGCGTACTGTCCGCGCCAGCTCTACTATCGGCGGCGCGACCCGCCCGACGGAACGCCCGCGGCGGCCGAGCGCGCGTACGACCTCTCGACGCACTACCCCGAGTTAGTGGTCGCGTCCGACACCGCGCTCCGAACCTTCGACCTCGCCGTCTCTCCCGCTACGTATCGGCGGCGGCTCCGCGCGCTCCGCGAACGCGACTGCTGGCAGACACTCACCGACCCGCCCGAGAGCGACGCGCTCGTCGAGGGACGGGACTGCCGTGGGCGCGTGCAGAAAGTCGGGTACGACCCGCTCCGGCCCGTCCTCGTCTCGCCCGGCGACCCCGCGGACTCCGGCGTGTGGGAGCCACAGCGGGTGCGCGCGGTCGCGGCGGCGCTCGCGCTCGCGTGGCGCGAACGCACGCCCGTCGAATCGGCGCTCGTCGAGTACCCCCGGCACGGCGTCGTCCGCGAAGTCAGGCTGACGGCGGGGAACCGCGCGCTCTACCGGCGCACCCTGCGCGCCGTCGAGGGCCTGGACGGGCCGCCGCCCCGCCTCCGCGACACCGCGCGCTGCGGGAGTTGCGACTACCGCGCGGAGTGCGGAACGAAAACGCGGAGTCTACGCTCGCTCCTCTAG
- a CDS encoding L-threonylcarbamoyladenylate synthase: MSLADATAAVADGGLVVYPTDTVYGLAGDALDSEAIERVFAAKGRDRSKPLSMGVGSVDAALDYVDASEREEAFMREFLPGAVTVVCEKRDRVPDALTGGKPKVGVRVPDHELALDFLDAAGPVTATSANRSGRSNARRVTDLDPEIRDAARVVLDGGETRGGESTVVDAAAGVIHRRGRDADRIEAWLEERA; encoded by the coding sequence ATGTCGCTCGCGGACGCCACCGCGGCCGTCGCGGACGGCGGTCTCGTCGTCTACCCGACGGACACCGTCTACGGCCTCGCGGGCGACGCCCTCGACTCCGAGGCGATAGAGCGCGTGTTCGCCGCGAAGGGCCGCGACCGCTCGAAACCGCTCTCGATGGGCGTCGGGAGCGTGGACGCCGCGCTCGACTACGTGGACGCGAGCGAGCGCGAAGAGGCGTTCATGCGCGAGTTCCTCCCGGGCGCGGTGACCGTGGTCTGCGAGAAGCGCGACCGGGTTCCGGACGCGCTCACCGGCGGGAAACCGAAGGTGGGCGTGCGCGTGCCCGACCACGAACTGGCGCTCGACTTCCTCGACGCCGCGGGGCCGGTGACGGCGACGAGCGCGAACCGGAGCGGCCGCTCGAACGCCCGCCGCGTCACCGACCTCGACCCCGAAATCCGTGACGCCGCCCGCGTGGTGCTGGACGGCGGCGAGACCCGGGGCGGGGAGAGCACGGTCGTGGACGCGGCCGCGGGCGTGATTCACCGCCGCGGCCGGGACGCCGACCGCATCGAGGCCTGGCTAGAGGAGCGAGCGTAG
- a CDS encoding peroxiredoxin family protein → MDFDIVSLPEADHVEAGENAPNFTRPLVNDEYWEDASLTDLLDDSPVVLVFHSMDGAFPATYAWQELADREFEQYGVQVVGLSISSPYEHKRTIEERGIEQYELFSDPANDVARKYGIEHDLDGMTGIEEPRPAVYVIDEDRTVEYAWVAEEWPEFPDYDEIEAAVEDL, encoded by the coding sequence ATGGACTTCGACATCGTGAGCCTCCCCGAGGCCGACCACGTGGAGGCGGGCGAGAACGCGCCGAACTTCACGCGACCGCTCGTGAACGACGAGTACTGGGAGGACGCCTCGCTCACCGACCTGCTCGACGACTCGCCCGTGGTGCTCGTGTTCCACTCGATGGACGGCGCGTTCCCGGCGACGTACGCGTGGCAGGAACTCGCCGACCGCGAGTTCGAGCAGTACGGCGTGCAGGTGGTCGGCCTCTCCATCTCGTCGCCGTACGAGCACAAGCGCACCATCGAGGAGCGCGGCATCGAGCAGTACGAACTGTTCAGCGACCCCGCGAACGACGTGGCGCGCAAGTACGGCATCGAGCACGACCTCGACGGCATGACGGGTATCGAGGAGCCGCGGCCGGCCGTGTACGTCATCGACGAGGACAGAACCGTCGAGTACGCGTGGGTCGCGGAGGAGTGGCCGGAGTTCCCGGACTACGACGAAATCGAGGCCGCGGTCGAAGACCTGTAG
- a CDS encoding glutathione S-transferase N-terminal domain-containing protein: MSASEATPKPESADADILLYRLQACPFCERVVNKLDEYDIDYHSRFVEPLHSERDAVKRVVGARTVPAIIDENTGVAMAESGNIVKYLDRTYGGDD, from the coding sequence ATGAGCGCGAGCGAAGCAACGCCGAAACCGGAGAGCGCGGACGCGGACATCCTGCTCTATCGACTGCAGGCGTGTCCGTTCTGCGAGCGCGTCGTGAACAAACTCGACGAGTACGACATCGACTACCACTCGCGGTTCGTCGAACCGCTGCACTCGGAGCGCGACGCCGTGAAGCGCGTCGTCGGCGCGCGCACCGTCCCCGCCATCATCGACGAGAACACGGGCGTCGCGATGGCCGAATCCGGGAACATCGTCAAGTACCTCGACCGAACCTACGGGGGTGACGACTGA
- a CDS encoding hemolysin family protein → MTLGTDTYAALGVVAIILLMALSAFFSSSEIAMFSIARHRIDALREDGVPGAKTVADLKEDPHRLLVTILVGNNLVNIAMSSLATALVGMYVTNSGVAVLVSTFGVTALVLLFGESGPKSYAVENTESWSLRVAPFLKLSERVLYPLVVTFDYLTRLVNRVTGGRAAIETSYVSRDEIQEMIKTGEREGVIEEDEREMLQRIFRFNNTIAKEVMTPRLDVDAVPKDASVDEAIQTCVQSGHERLPIYEGSLDNVIGVVALRDLVRQHVYGEGETVALSDLIEPTLHVPESKNVDELLAEMQDERVGMVVVLDEFGTTEGLITTEDLIEEIVGEILEGEEEKPVTFVDDDAVLVRGEVNIDEVNDALDIDLPEGEEFETIAGFIFNRAGRLVEEGETFEYDGVELRAETVENTRIMKARVSRVEEPDDDAESLEAEEEDPEA, encoded by the coding sequence GTGACACTCGGGACTGATACGTACGCCGCGCTCGGCGTGGTTGCGATAATCCTCCTGATGGCGCTTTCGGCGTTCTTCTCGTCCTCCGAGATAGCGATGTTCTCCATCGCTCGCCACCGTATCGACGCGCTCCGCGAGGACGGCGTTCCCGGTGCGAAGACCGTAGCTGACCTCAAAGAAGACCCGCACCGACTCCTCGTGACGATTCTCGTCGGGAACAACCTCGTGAACATCGCGATGTCCTCGCTCGCCACCGCGCTCGTCGGGATGTACGTCACGAACTCCGGCGTCGCGGTGCTCGTCTCGACGTTCGGCGTCACCGCGCTCGTCCTCCTGTTCGGGGAGTCCGGCCCGAAGTCGTACGCGGTCGAGAACACGGAGTCGTGGTCGCTCCGCGTCGCGCCCTTCCTCAAGCTCTCCGAACGCGTCCTCTACCCGCTCGTCGTCACGTTCGACTACCTCACGCGGCTCGTCAACCGCGTCACCGGCGGGCGCGCGGCCATCGAGACCTCGTACGTCTCCCGGGACGAGATTCAGGAGATGATCAAGACCGGAGAGCGCGAGGGCGTCATCGAGGAGGACGAACGCGAGATGCTCCAGCGCATCTTCCGGTTCAACAATACCATCGCGAAGGAGGTGATGACGCCGCGGCTCGACGTGGACGCGGTGCCGAAGGACGCGTCCGTCGACGAGGCCATCCAGACGTGCGTGCAGTCCGGCCACGAACGACTCCCGATTTACGAGGGAAGCCTGGACAACGTCATCGGGGTCGTCGCGCTCCGCGACCTCGTGCGCCAGCACGTCTACGGCGAGGGCGAGACGGTCGCGCTCTCCGACCTCATCGAACCGACTCTGCACGTCCCCGAGTCGAAGAACGTGGACGAACTCCTCGCGGAGATGCAGGACGAGCGCGTCGGCATGGTCGTCGTGCTGGACGAGTTCGGCACCACGGAGGGCCTCATCACGACCGAAGACCTCATCGAGGAAATCGTGGGCGAAATCCTCGAAGGCGAGGAGGAAAAGCCGGTGACGTTCGTGGACGACGACGCCGTGCTCGTGCGCGGCGAAGTGAACATCGACGAGGTGAACGACGCGCTCGACATCGACCTCCCGGAGGGCGAGGAGTTCGAGACCATCGCGGGTTTCATCTTCAACCGCGCGGGCCGCCTCGTGGAGGAGGGTGAGACGTTCGAGTACGACGGCGTCGAACTCCGCGCGGAGACCGTGGAGAACACGCGCATCATGAAAGCGCGCGTCTCCCGCGTCGAGGAACCCGACGACGACGCGGAGTCACTCGAAGCCGAGGAGGAAGACCCCGAGGCCTAG
- a CDS encoding inorganic phosphate transporter, giving the protein MAGLVILVVAAVASLFMAWAIGAGSSGSTPFAPAVGANAIPVMRAGFLVGILGLAGAVFQGANVSEAVGQDLIIGQSLSPTAAVIALTIAAVLVAVGVFAGYPIATAFTVTGAVVGTGLAMGGSPAWAKYQQIATLWVLVPFVGGGIAYATARALRRLDRDRVVIPVLGGVVGLIIANIRFVFLGPAGTSRSLSAAVTPGLPGRAAVSLVVAALVALVLYREIDRDPARGQRRFLLALGSLVAFSAGGSQVGLAVGPLLPLVGGDVPITYVLVGGGIGLLAGSWTGAPRMIKALSQDYSSLGPRRSIAALIPSFAIAQTAVFFGIPVSFNEIIVSAIVGSGYAAAGAGGGVSKRKMVFTVLAWVGSLALALGASYGAYVGVDAVF; this is encoded by the coding sequence ATGGCAGGTCTCGTGATTCTGGTCGTCGCCGCGGTCGCGAGCCTCTTCATGGCGTGGGCTATCGGCGCGGGGTCGTCGGGGTCGACGCCGTTCGCGCCCGCGGTCGGCGCGAACGCGATTCCGGTGATGCGCGCGGGGTTCCTCGTCGGCATCCTCGGGCTCGCGGGCGCGGTGTTTCAGGGCGCGAACGTGAGCGAAGCCGTCGGCCAAGACCTCATCATCGGACAGTCGCTCTCCCCGACGGCGGCGGTCATCGCGCTCACCATCGCCGCCGTGCTCGTCGCCGTCGGCGTGTTCGCGGGCTACCCCATCGCCACCGCGTTCACCGTCACGGGCGCGGTGGTGGGCACCGGCCTGGCGATGGGCGGCAGTCCCGCGTGGGCGAAGTACCAGCAGATAGCGACGCTCTGGGTGCTCGTACCGTTCGTCGGCGGCGGCATCGCGTACGCCACCGCGCGGGCGCTCCGCCGCCTCGACCGCGACCGCGTCGTCATCCCCGTTCTCGGCGGCGTCGTCGGCCTCATCATCGCGAACATCCGGTTCGTCTTCCTCGGCCCCGCCGGAACCAGTCGGTCGCTCTCCGCCGCGGTTACGCCCGGTCTCCCGGGGCGCGCGGCCGTGTCGCTCGTCGTCGCCGCGCTCGTCGCGCTCGTGCTCTACCGCGAAATCGACCGCGACCCCGCGCGCGGCCAGCGGCGCTTCCTCCTCGCGCTCGGCAGCCTCGTCGCGTTCAGCGCCGGCGGCAGTCAGGTCGGCCTCGCGGTCGGCCCGCTCCTCCCGCTCGTCGGCGGGGACGTCCCCATCACGTACGTGCTCGTCGGGGGCGGCATCGGCCTGCTCGCCGGGTCGTGGACGGGCGCGCCCCGCATGATAAAAGCGCTCAGCCAGGACTACTCCAGCCTCGGCCCCCGCCGCAGCATCGCGGCGCTCATCCCGAGTTTCGCCATCGCACAGACCGCCGTCTTCTTCGGGATTCCAGTCTCCTTCAACGAGATAATCGTCTCCGCCATCGTCGGTAGCGGGTACGCCGCGGCGGGCGCGGGCGGCGGCGTGAGCAAGCGAAAGATGGTGTTCACCGTGCTCGCGTGGGTCGGGTCGCTCGCGCTCGCGCTCGGCGCGAGCTACGGCGCGTACGTCGGCGTGGACGCGGTGTTCTAG
- a CDS encoding DUF5828 family protein: MEESISGFKVRGDWGDIVEHGERVTYALREAGVESDALSAWDEWRPKAHERIDEEVSEKTAAQASVDEGEGERAGRSADDDLGSAGERLTESYEKLGEDDVDGAVSKWQDSIDYVARAADTAGRKALRTIENTVYRKVMTQIAPYYFDNDLVSANVRYVRSQEEFVFEVNVNDDDLKDAVREYLESYEEDVERWHVDAEKDVESVAAAEGVELPETDGDADTNPTTN; encoded by the coding sequence ATGGAAGAGAGTATCTCCGGGTTCAAGGTTCGGGGTGACTGGGGCGATATCGTCGAGCACGGCGAGCGCGTGACGTACGCGTTGCGCGAGGCGGGCGTCGAGTCCGACGCGCTGTCGGCGTGGGACGAGTGGCGGCCGAAGGCGCACGAGCGCATCGACGAGGAGGTGTCGGAGAAGACGGCCGCGCAGGCGAGCGTGGACGAGGGCGAGGGCGAGCGCGCGGGGCGGTCGGCGGACGACGACCTCGGGTCGGCGGGCGAGCGCCTGACCGAGTCCTACGAGAAACTCGGAGAGGACGACGTGGACGGCGCGGTGTCGAAGTGGCAGGACTCCATCGACTACGTGGCGCGCGCCGCGGACACGGCGGGCCGGAAGGCGTTGCGAACCATCGAGAACACCGTGTACCGGAAGGTGATGACGCAGATCGCGCCCTACTACTTCGACAACGACCTCGTGAGCGCGAACGTCCGGTACGTGCGCTCCCAGGAGGAGTTCGTGTTCGAGGTGAACGTGAACGACGACGACCTGAAGGACGCGGTGCGGGAGTACCTCGAATCATACGAGGAGGACGTAGAGCGCTGGCACGTGGACGCGGAGAAGGACGTGGAGTCCGTCGCGGCCGCCGAAGGCGTCGAACTCCCGGAGACGGACGGGGACGCGGACACGAACCCGACGACGAACTAA
- the upp gene encoding uracil phosphoribosyltransferase, translating to MPIEDRENAHVITHALAKDTLSRIRDESTEQVGFRKGLVKLGRICGYEVIDGVMETEYVELETPLAPTTGERVKGLDDVVIINVLRAATPFVEGLLKAFPRAKQGVISAGRDESGQREDGTFPITVDYVKLPEITADDTVIVADPMLATGSTMCTVLETVLDGQADPENLFVLSAVSAPDGLLRVQEGFPEADLLTVSIDDHLNEEGYIIPGLGDAGDRAFRTK from the coding sequence ATGCCAATCGAGGACCGCGAGAACGCGCACGTCATCACGCACGCGCTCGCGAAGGACACGCTCTCCCGGATTCGGGACGAATCGACGGAGCAGGTCGGGTTCCGCAAGGGACTGGTGAAACTCGGCCGCATCTGCGGGTACGAGGTCATCGACGGCGTGATGGAGACCGAGTACGTCGAACTCGAAACCCCGCTCGCGCCGACCACCGGGGAGCGCGTGAAGGGACTGGACGACGTGGTCATCATCAACGTCCTGCGGGCGGCGACGCCGTTCGTCGAGGGGCTTCTGAAGGCGTTCCCGCGCGCGAAGCAGGGCGTCATCAGCGCGGGCCGCGACGAGTCCGGCCAGCGCGAGGACGGCACGTTCCCCATCACCGTGGACTACGTGAAACTCCCCGAAATCACGGCGGACGACACGGTCATCGTCGCCGACCCGATGCTCGCCACCGGCTCCACGATGTGCACCGTCCTCGAAACCGTCCTCGACGGACAGGCCGACCCGGAGAACCTCTTCGTGCTCTCCGCCGTCTCCGCGCCCGACGGCCTCCTCCGCGTCCAGGAGGGGTTCCCGGAGGCAGACCTCCTCACGGTCAGCATCGACGACCACCTCAACGAGGAGGGCTACATCATCCCCGGTCTCGGGGACGCGGGCGACCGCGCGTTCCGCACGAAGTAG
- a CDS encoding DUF7569 family protein yields MSEDSCAHCGDDVSDALARTVRVTVDRSQIDQQRLCPTCFADWIDRYEAEMQPEETTTVDDENIIVD; encoded by the coding sequence ATGTCGGAGGACTCCTGCGCGCACTGCGGGGACGACGTATCGGACGCGCTCGCCCGCACCGTCCGCGTCACGGTCGACCGCTCTCAGATTGACCAACAGCGGCTCTGCCCGACGTGCTTCGCGGACTGGATCGACCGCTACGAGGCCGAGATGCAGCCCGAGGAGACGACCACCGTGGACGACGAGAACATCATCGTCGACTAA
- a CDS encoding S9 family peptidase: MNRIRASEYHDIAKPSDPRVSPDGDRVAFVRRVPEDDESYDATVYVVPVGGGEPRQFTTGEGADSQPRWSPSGDRLAFVSTRGGDDDRPQLWILPTSGGEARRVTDVPGGVSNPEWSPDGERLLFTQSVTPTEREDGIDLELPDEEYERDPPDPRVIDRHIYRAGARYIDDARNHVYVLDTDTEELERVTDGDFDHVSATWGDSSTVFFGVKRGAEPDDSMTFDVDAYDLDAGTAETVTEVTGWMPMLAATPETLAYTWTPLENASMRQSEIDVLDRETGGVETVTDDIDRTVSALGLEFREDALYFATPDEGRVVLRRATDDGVETVLDTGGHIDGFSVASDAVAFTQSEWDHPGDVFAATPGGAEEVRLTRLNSDYLDDRAVSEPEELWFENGEGDSTDPSAEPGQTNTDPSAEPGQTNTDPSAEPGHTEIQGWVLTPPDFDPDETYPLAVEIHGGPHAMWSTAGTMWHEFQTLAAAGYVVFWSNPRGSTGYGEAFATAIERDWGDVTMTDVMAGVREVASREYVDEDDAFVTGGSFGGYMTGWIVGHTDYFDGAVAQRGVYDLSSFYGSTDAFKLVEGDFGTTPWEEPDFLWEQSPVAYADRVETPTLVVHADNDFRVPVNNGEMFYLFMKKNGVDTRLVRYPREGHELSRSGEPGHVVDRLERIVRWFDGYSAHSDAERALDRPANDGLSAGDDEDEDDDTDTES; the protein is encoded by the coding sequence ATGAATCGGATTCGTGCGAGCGAGTATCACGACATCGCGAAGCCGAGCGACCCCCGGGTGTCTCCGGACGGCGACCGGGTGGCGTTCGTGCGGCGCGTGCCCGAGGACGACGAGTCCTACGACGCCACCGTGTACGTGGTGCCCGTGGGCGGCGGGGAGCCGCGGCAGTTCACGACGGGCGAGGGCGCGGACTCCCAGCCGCGGTGGTCGCCGTCGGGCGACCGCCTCGCGTTCGTCAGCACGCGCGGCGGCGACGACGACCGCCCCCAGTTGTGGATTCTCCCGACGAGCGGCGGGGAGGCGCGGCGCGTGACGGACGTGCCGGGCGGCGTCTCGAACCCCGAGTGGAGTCCGGACGGCGAGCGCCTCCTGTTCACGCAGTCGGTCACCCCCACCGAGCGCGAGGACGGCATCGACCTCGAACTCCCCGACGAGGAGTACGAGCGCGACCCGCCCGACCCCCGCGTCATCGACCGCCACATCTACCGCGCCGGCGCGCGCTACATCGACGACGCCCGCAACCACGTCTACGTCCTCGACACGGACACCGAGGAGCTGGAGCGCGTCACGGACGGCGACTTCGACCACGTCTCCGCGACCTGGGGCGATTCCAGCACCGTCTTCTTCGGCGTGAAGCGCGGCGCGGAGCCGGACGATTCGATGACGTTCGACGTGGACGCCTACGACCTCGACGCCGGGACGGCGGAGACCGTGACGGAGGTGACGGGCTGGATGCCGATGCTCGCCGCCACCCCGGAGACGCTCGCGTACACGTGGACGCCGCTGGAGAACGCGTCGATGCGGCAGTCCGAAATCGACGTGCTCGACCGCGAAACGGGCGGCGTGGAGACCGTCACCGACGACATCGACCGCACCGTGAGCGCGCTCGGACTGGAGTTCCGGGAGGACGCACTGTACTTCGCGACGCCCGACGAAGGCCGGGTCGTGTTGCGACGCGCGACGGACGACGGCGTCGAGACGGTGCTCGACACGGGCGGCCACATCGACGGGTTCTCCGTCGCGTCGGACGCCGTGGCGTTCACGCAGTCCGAGTGGGACCACCCCGGCGACGTGTTCGCCGCGACCCCCGGCGGCGCAGAGGAAGTCCGCCTCACGCGGTTGAACAGCGACTACCTCGACGACCGCGCCGTCTCCGAACCCGAAGAACTGTGGTTCGAGAACGGCGAGGGCGACAGTACTGACCCGTCTGCCGAACCGGGCCAGACCAATACTGACCCGTCTGCCGAACCGGGCCAGACCAATACTGACCCGTCTGCCGAACCGGGTCATACCGAGATTCAGGGCTGGGTGCTCACCCCGCCCGACTTCGACCCCGACGAGACGTACCCGCTCGCGGTGGAGATTCACGGCGGCCCGCACGCGATGTGGAGCACCGCGGGCACGATGTGGCACGAGTTCCAGACGCTCGCCGCCGCGGGCTACGTCGTCTTCTGGTCGAACCCCCGCGGCTCGACCGGCTACGGCGAGGCGTTCGCGACCGCCATCGAGCGCGACTGGGGCGACGTGACGATGACGGACGTGATGGCCGGCGTCCGGGAGGTCGCGAGCAGGGAGTACGTAGACGAGGACGACGCGTTCGTCACCGGCGGAAGTTTCGGCGGGTACATGACGGGCTGGATCGTCGGCCACACGGACTACTTCGACGGCGCGGTCGCCCAGCGCGGCGTCTACGACCTCTCTTCCTTCTACGGCTCCACGGACGCGTTCAAGCTCGTGGAGGGCGACTTCGGCACGACGCCCTGGGAGGAACCCGACTTCCTCTGGGAGCAATCCCCGGTCGCGTACGCCGACCGGGTGGAGACGCCGACGCTCGTGGTGCACGCGGACAACGACTTCCGCGTCCCCGTGAACAACGGCGAGATGTTCTACCTCTTCATGAAGAAAAACGGCGTGGACACCCGCCTCGTCAGGTATCCGCGGGAGGGCCACGAACTCTCCCGGTCGGGCGAACCCGGGCACGTCGTCGATCGCCTGGAGCGCATCGTCCGGTGGTTCGACGGCTACTCCGCGCACTCGGACGCCGAGCGCGCGCTCGACCGCCCCGCGAACGACGGCCTGAGCGCGGGCGACGACGAGGACGAGGACGACGATACGGACACCGAGTCGTAA
- a CDS encoding IMPACT family protein — protein sequence MADSYRTVATPGRASFEVRGSEFIGHVRPTATTDDAESFIDAVRDEYDDATHNVPAYRVRVESGGPGDDYMLREYQSDDGEPSGSSGKPALNVLQGEELENVAVVVTRYYGGTNLGVGGLVRAYSKAVKDAVADAGTVEERPQESFSVTVEYDDSGTVRGILESADCAFDADYGENVAFSVTVATDDAKALRDRIRNATSGRADIA from the coding sequence ATGGCGGACTCGTACCGAACCGTCGCGACCCCCGGACGGGCGTCCTTCGAGGTGCGGGGCTCCGAGTTCATCGGGCACGTCCGACCCACGGCCACGACCGACGACGCGGAGTCGTTCATCGACGCCGTGCGCGACGAGTACGACGACGCGACCCACAACGTTCCGGCGTATCGAGTCAGAGTCGAATCGGGTGGGCCGGGCGACGACTACATGCTGCGGGAGTACCAGAGCGACGACGGGGAGCCGTCGGGGTCGTCGGGGAAACCGGCGTTGAACGTCCTGCAGGGCGAGGAGTTGGAGAACGTCGCGGTCGTCGTCACCCGGTACTACGGCGGGACGAACCTCGGCGTCGGCGGGCTGGTGCGGGCGTACTCGAAGGCCGTGAAGGACGCCGTCGCGGACGCCGGAACCGTCGAGGAGCGCCCGCAGGAGTCCTTTTCGGTGACGGTCGAATACGACGACTCCGGGACGGTGCGCGGCATCCTCGAATCCGCGGACTGCGCGTTCGACGCCGACTACGGCGAGAACGTGGCCTTCTCGGTGACCGTCGCCACGGACGACGCGAAAGCGCTCCGCGACCGGATTCGGAACGCGACGAGCGGCCGCGCGGACATCGCGTAG
- a CDS encoding amino acid-binding protein: protein MFDEILEKFEGSPGQQAVIRLLLERGFSVNDEGRVVSGDIEIPYTQIAQEAGVDRRVVDSTTDAILADDDLTRIFRNISQIPSLMDLAPVLDLTVITIAVNDADESGIVAQVTSLVAEYDISIRQTISEDPEFTDEPRLYLVTDEALPGDLVTDLMNLDFVRSVELS, encoded by the coding sequence ATGTTCGACGAGATACTCGAAAAGTTCGAGGGAAGCCCCGGCCAGCAGGCCGTCATCCGCCTCCTGCTCGAACGCGGCTTCTCCGTGAACGACGAGGGCCGCGTCGTCTCCGGCGACATCGAAATCCCCTACACCCAGATAGCGCAGGAGGCCGGCGTCGATAGGCGCGTGGTGGACTCGACGACGGACGCCATCCTCGCGGACGACGACCTCACCCGCATCTTCCGGAACATCAGTCAGATTCCGAGCCTGATGGACCTCGCGCCCGTCCTCGACCTCACCGTCATCACCATCGCCGTGAACGACGCCGACGAGTCCGGTATCGTCGCGCAGGTCACGAGCCTCGTCGCCGAGTACGACATCAGCATCCGGCAGACCATCAGCGAAGACCCCGAGTTCACGGACGAACCCCGGCTCTACCTCGTCACGGACGAAGCCCTCCCCGGCGACCTCGTCACCGACCTGATGAACCTCGACTTCGTGCGGTCGGTCGAGCTGTCCTGA
- the hisB gene encoding imidazoleglycerol-phosphate dehydratase HisB — MSERSASVARATAETEIEVALDVDGTGESDIETGIGFFDHMLESFAKHGLFDLTVSCAGDLDIDDHHTVEDVGIVLGRAFADALGDKSGLERFADRRVPLDEAVASVVLDLSGRPLYEFSGEFSQEYVGEFTSVMARHFFRSFAVNAGATLHVDVEGENAHHEIEAAFKAVARALDDATRVDDRRQGVASTKGQL, encoded by the coding sequence ATGAGCGAGAGAAGCGCGAGCGTCGCACGCGCGACCGCCGAAACCGAAATCGAGGTCGCCCTCGACGTGGACGGAACCGGGGAGAGCGACATCGAGACGGGTATCGGCTTCTTCGACCACATGCTGGAGTCGTTCGCGAAACACGGCCTGTTCGACCTCACGGTCTCCTGCGCGGGCGACCTCGACATCGACGACCACCACACCGTCGAGGACGTGGGCATCGTCCTCGGGCGCGCGTTCGCGGACGCGCTCGGCGACAAATCGGGCCTGGAGCGGTTCGCCGACCGCCGCGTCCCGCTCGACGAAGCCGTCGCGAGCGTCGTCCTCGACCTCTCCGGCCGCCCGCTCTACGAGTTCAGCGGCGAGTTCAGCCAGGAGTACGTGGGCGAGTTCACGAGCGTGATGGCCCGGCACTTCTTCCGGTCGTTCGCCGTGAACGCCGGCGCGACTCTCCACGTGGACGTCGAGGGCGAGAACGCCCACCACGAGATAGAGGCCGCGTTCAAGGCCGTGGCGCGCGCGCTGGACGACGCGACGCGCGTGGACGACCGCCGGCAGGGCGTCGCGAGCACGAAAGGCCAGCTGTAG